One segment of Aquimarina sp. BL5 DNA contains the following:
- a CDS encoding T9SS type A sorting domain-containing protein: protein MKTKILFFLLFIATAYNYAQPPAPATGYRWVLWDQYSDEFDGNSLDRSKWRDYFQGWNGRAPAKFDPSTISVRNGDLQIRNKKLEVPEGQYTMAGGAVQSIEKTAHFGYYECKFKASRIAMSTTFWMSNPKKPILGPTNLTGDCANDKWSQELDICESIGGVFNGGSKFRTQMNFNTHYRYIDCNGAPEVFYSAGNNAVEGNGQDADADLIGSESWEDYHTYGCYWKDNKTFDFYVDDKFAGTVIGRTDVVDEPFTEPMGINMVTETYNWATPYPNDDQLADNAINTSYYDWIRSYRLLPILEPEFSGNGDVQIPNGDFETGNLSGWTGWGGTIRDITATNAYEGGFAGHIKGAGAHEKEVSLRPNTQYVLSAYIKVASGNIIFGIKENTANAQAIASTTLNNTEYQKVELSFTTGSETNLKLFLFAQQATDEGFGDNFEITSLGGDNRPTKPAIFTEEFSFVNDPVLNAQGNQLNLSYTYKANIDRELQIHIYNSASVEVFTQKMDALEGYGVNDLNIDIGSDLPADNYAIVVDLRPIDGADSEIIDSDATDNAVLSVTDLEEDVFSVELYPNPASSVVYFNTEKSAEVTSVDIYDMLGKKQLSTSIKENEKELDISTLTKGVYFVTFRIGKTKSTVKMLVE from the coding sequence ATGAAAACCAAGATTTTATTTTTTCTGCTGTTTATAGCCACAGCGTACAATTACGCGCAACCACCTGCCCCAGCAACAGGATACCGATGGGTTCTCTGGGATCAGTATTCTGATGAGTTTGATGGAAACTCTTTGGATCGATCTAAATGGAGGGATTATTTTCAGGGATGGAATGGTAGAGCACCTGCAAAATTCGATCCGTCTACAATTTCGGTTCGAAATGGTGATTTACAAATTAGAAACAAGAAATTAGAAGTACCAGAAGGACAGTATACCATGGCAGGAGGAGCAGTTCAATCTATAGAGAAAACCGCTCATTTTGGATATTATGAATGTAAATTTAAAGCATCTAGAATAGCCATGTCTACCACTTTTTGGATGTCTAATCCTAAGAAACCTATTTTAGGACCCACAAACTTAACAGGTGATTGTGCAAATGATAAATGGAGTCAGGAACTTGATATCTGCGAAAGTATTGGTGGAGTTTTTAATGGGGGTTCTAAGTTTAGAACACAGATGAATTTTAACACGCATTATCGATACATAGACTGTAATGGTGCTCCAGAAGTTTTTTATTCTGCAGGGAATAATGCGGTAGAAGGCAACGGGCAGGATGCAGATGCGGATTTAATTGGTAGTGAGTCTTGGGAGGATTATCATACGTATGGATGCTATTGGAAAGACAATAAAACTTTTGACTTTTATGTAGACGATAAATTCGCAGGAACAGTTATAGGAAGAACAGATGTTGTAGATGAGCCATTTACGGAACCTATGGGAATTAATATGGTAACCGAGACTTACAATTGGGCAACACCATATCCTAATGATGATCAATTGGCTGATAATGCAATTAATACTTCTTATTATGATTGGATACGTTCGTATAGATTACTGCCCATCTTAGAACCAGAATTTTCAGGAAATGGAGACGTGCAGATTCCTAATGGTGATTTTGAAACAGGAAACCTGAGTGGTTGGACTGGCTGGGGTGGTACTATAAGAGATATAACAGCTACAAATGCGTATGAAGGAGGTTTTGCAGGTCATATCAAAGGAGCCGGAGCACACGAAAAAGAGGTTTCTCTTAGGCCAAATACACAATACGTGTTATCCGCTTATATAAAAGTAGCCAGCGGGAATATCATATTTGGAATTAAAGAAAATACTGCAAATGCGCAGGCTATAGCAAGTACTACATTAAATAATACTGAGTATCAGAAAGTAGAACTAAGTTTTACGACAGGTTCAGAAACAAATCTGAAACTCTTCCTGTTTGCGCAACAAGCTACAGATGAGGGTTTTGGGGATAATTTCGAAATTACCAGCTTAGGTGGTGATAATAGACCAACAAAGCCGGCAATCTTTACAGAAGAGTTTAGCTTTGTAAATGATCCAGTTTTAAATGCTCAAGGAAATCAATTAAACTTATCCTATACATATAAAGCAAATATAGATCGAGAACTACAAATTCATATATATAATAGTGCCAGTGTAGAAGTGTTTACCCAAAAAATGGATGCTCTAGAAGGATATGGTGTTAATGATTTAAATATTGATATTGGTAGTGATTTGCCAGCAGATAATTATGCAATTGTTGTGGATTTGAGACCTATTGACGGTGCTGATTCAGAAATTATTGATTCAGATGCTACTGATAATGCAGTATTGTCGGTAACTGATTTAGAAGAAGATGTGTTTTCTGTGGAATTATACCCAAATCCAGCTAGCTCTGTGGTGTATTTTAACACAGAAAAGAGTGCTGAGGTTACTTCTGTAGATATCTATGATATGTTAGGTAAAAAGCAATTGAGCACAAGTATAAAAGAAAATGAAAAAGAGTTAGATATTAGTACATTAACTAAGGGAGTGTATTTTGTTACTTTCCGAATAGGTAAAACGAAATCCACTGTTAAGATGCTTGTAGAGTAA
- the gcvP gene encoding aminomethyl-transferring glycine dehydrogenase — protein sequence MKTDSFKLRHIGPSEKDLDNMLNTIKADSMDQLIHETVPDDILLKAPLKLDEAMSEQEYSAHIQQLAAKNKVFKTYIGLGYHEASLPAVIQRNILENPGWYTAYTPYQAEIAQGRLEALLNYQTMVCDLTGMELANASLLDESTAAAEAMTMLFAVRSRAQKKENIHKFFVSEEILPQTLSLLKTRAIPLGIELVIGDHTKFDFSTGFYGAILQYPGVSGQVFDYAAFVENAHQSEIKVAVAADILSLVSLKSPGSFDADVVVGTTQRFGIPLGYGGPHAAYFATREEYKRNIPGRIIGVTQDMNGNRALRMALQTREQHIKRDKATSNICTAQVLLAVMAGMYAVYHGKDGLQYIANKVNTSATELANAIESLGYQQLNTVFFDTIRIKADSSKIKEIAEAQQVNFYYPDTETVSISLNEATTIKDLNTIVSIFAKAAGKESIEISINNNSVTIPDTIKRNTEFLTNEVFNTYHSETELMRYIKKLERKDLSLNHSMIPLGSCTMKLNAASEMLPLSNPQWGNIHPLVPIEQAQGYQEVLNKLEDQLTEITGFSGTSLQPNSGAQGEFAGLMVIRAYHESRGDHHRNICLIPSSAHGTNPASAVMAGMKVVVTKATEEGNIDVEDLKEKAEKYKDNLSALMVTYPSTHGVYESAIKEITKIIHDNGGQVYMDGANMNAQVGLTHPGAIGADVCHLNLHKTFAIPHGGGGPGVGPICVAKQLVPFLPGNPVITTGGDQAITAISAAPWGSALACLISYGYITMLGEEGLRESTEYAILNANYIKERLDGHYSTLYSGERDRAAHEMIIDCRPFKANGIEVTDIAKRLMDYGFHAPTVSFPVAGTIMIEPTESESKAELDRFCDAMISIRQEIAEATADNPDNVMKNAPHTLAMLTANSWDFPYSREQAAYPLSYVADNKFWPTVRRVDDAYGDRNLICTCAPIEEYMEEV from the coding sequence ATGAAAACTGACTCATTTAAACTGCGTCATATTGGTCCTTCAGAAAAGGACCTAGATAATATGCTGAATACAATCAAGGCTGATTCTATGGATCAACTTATCCACGAAACTGTCCCTGATGACATTCTACTAAAAGCCCCGCTAAAACTTGACGAGGCCATGAGCGAGCAAGAGTATTCTGCTCATATCCAGCAGTTAGCTGCTAAAAATAAAGTGTTTAAAACCTACATTGGTTTAGGATATCACGAAGCAAGTTTGCCAGCAGTAATACAACGTAACATCTTAGAAAATCCAGGATGGTATACCGCCTACACACCATATCAGGCTGAAATTGCTCAAGGTAGATTAGAAGCATTGTTAAATTATCAAACTATGGTTTGTGATCTTACTGGAATGGAATTAGCCAATGCCTCTTTGCTTGATGAAAGCACTGCAGCCGCAGAAGCAATGACCATGCTATTTGCAGTTAGATCCAGAGCGCAGAAAAAAGAAAATATTCATAAGTTTTTCGTTTCGGAAGAAATACTACCGCAAACACTTTCTTTATTAAAAACCCGAGCAATTCCATTAGGTATTGAACTGGTAATAGGTGATCATACAAAATTTGATTTTTCGACAGGCTTTTATGGTGCAATTTTACAATATCCAGGTGTATCCGGTCAAGTATTTGATTATGCAGCTTTTGTAGAAAATGCACATCAGTCAGAAATTAAGGTAGCAGTCGCTGCTGATATTCTTAGTCTTGTATCACTTAAGTCTCCTGGTAGTTTTGATGCAGATGTAGTAGTAGGTACTACACAACGATTTGGAATTCCATTAGGATATGGAGGACCTCACGCAGCATATTTTGCAACCAGAGAGGAATACAAAAGAAATATTCCTGGTAGAATCATTGGAGTTACTCAAGATATGAATGGGAATCGTGCCTTACGTATGGCACTACAAACCCGTGAGCAACATATTAAAAGAGATAAAGCAACTTCTAACATCTGTACGGCTCAGGTATTACTGGCGGTTATGGCAGGAATGTATGCTGTATATCACGGTAAGGATGGGTTACAATACATCGCGAATAAAGTAAATACCTCAGCAACTGAGCTAGCCAATGCTATCGAATCATTAGGATACCAACAATTAAATACAGTGTTCTTTGACACGATTCGAATTAAAGCTGATTCAAGCAAAATTAAAGAAATAGCTGAAGCGCAACAGGTAAATTTCTACTATCCAGATACTGAAACAGTATCTATCTCTTTAAATGAAGCTACAACAATTAAAGATTTAAATACTATTGTATCGATTTTTGCAAAAGCAGCCGGAAAAGAAAGTATAGAAATAAGTATAAATAATAATTCGGTAACTATTCCGGATACAATAAAACGAAATACTGAATTCTTAACGAATGAAGTATTTAACACCTATCATTCTGAAACAGAATTGATGCGTTATATCAAAAAGCTGGAACGCAAAGACCTTTCTTTAAATCATTCCATGATTCCGTTAGGTTCTTGTACAATGAAGCTTAATGCTGCATCAGAAATGCTACCCTTAAGTAATCCACAATGGGGAAATATTCATCCATTAGTTCCTATAGAACAGGCACAAGGATATCAGGAAGTACTAAACAAGCTAGAAGATCAACTAACGGAAATCACAGGTTTCTCGGGAACTTCTCTACAACCTAACTCAGGAGCGCAGGGAGAATTTGCTGGCTTAATGGTCATTCGTGCATATCACGAATCTAGAGGAGATCATCACAGAAACATTTGTCTAATCCCTTCTTCTGCTCATGGTACCAACCCTGCATCAGCAGTGATGGCTGGAATGAAAGTAGTAGTAACAAAAGCTACCGAAGAAGGAAATATAGATGTAGAAGATCTAAAAGAAAAAGCAGAAAAATACAAAGACAATCTTTCTGCATTAATGGTAACGTACCCTTCTACTCACGGAGTTTACGAATCCGCAATTAAAGAGATTACTAAAATCATCCACGATAACGGTGGACAAGTATATATGGATGGCGCTAATATGAACGCTCAAGTAGGATTAACACATCCGGGAGCTATTGGCGCAGATGTATGTCACTTAAATCTTCATAAAACATTTGCTATTCCTCACGGAGGTGGAGGACCAGGTGTAGGACCTATCTGTGTTGCAAAACAACTGGTGCCTTTTTTACCTGGCAACCCTGTTATTACTACAGGAGGAGATCAAGCAATTACTGCTATTTCTGCGGCACCTTGGGGATCAGCATTAGCGTGCTTGATATCTTATGGATACATTACCATGTTAGGCGAAGAAGGTCTTAGAGAATCTACAGAATATGCTATCCTGAACGCTAATTATATCAAGGAGCGACTAGATGGACATTACAGTACCTTATATTCTGGAGAACGCGATCGTGCTGCTCACGAAATGATTATAGATTGTCGCCCGTTTAAAGCAAATGGAATCGAAGTAACAGATATCGCTAAGCGATTAATGGACTACGGATTTCACGCGCCTACGGTTTCTTTCCCTGTTGCAGGAACAATTATGATTGAACCAACAGAAAGTGAAAGTAAAGCAGAACTAGATCGTTTTTGTGATGCTATGATTAGTATCCGTCAGGAAATTGCAGAAGCGACGGCCGATAACCCTGATAATGTAATGAAAAATGCGCCACACACCTTGGCTATGTTAACAGCAAACTCTTGGGATTTTCCTTATAGCAGAGAACAAGCTGCGTATCCATTATCATATGTAGCAGATAACAAATTCTGGCCAACAGTAAGACGTGTAGATGATGCTTATGGAGATAGAAATCTTATTTGTACCTGTGCTCCTATTGAGGAATATATGGAAGAGGTATAG